Proteins from a single region of Fusobacterium gonidiaformans ATCC 25563:
- a CDS encoding 2-hydroxyacid dehydrogenase yields the protein MKVIFYGVRDVEKPIFEAVNKKFGYDMTLIPEYLTDEATTRKAEGNDVVVLRGNCFATKERLDIYKEMGVKYVMTRTVGTNHIDVPYAKSLGMKTAYVPFYSPNAIAELALSLAMSILRNVTYTGNKTKDKNFIVDKQMFSREVRNCTVGVVGLGRIGMTAAKLFKGLGAKVVGYDLFPKTGVDDIVTQVSMDELLAQSDIITLHAPYIKENGKVITKEAFAKMKDNVILINTGRGELVDTDALVEALESGKVYGAGIDTLDNEVSLFFKDFAGKELPTPAFEKLVAMYPKVIITPHVGSYTDEAALNMIETSFDNIKEYLETGACKNEIK from the coding sequence ATGAAAGTAATTTTTTATGGAGTTCGTGATGTGGAAAAACCTATTTTTGAAGCCGTAAACAAAAAATTTGGTTATGATATGACATTGATTCCAGAATATCTAACAGATGAAGCTACTACGAGAAAAGCAGAAGGAAATGACGTAGTTGTATTAAGAGGAAACTGCTTTGCTACAAAAGAAAGATTAGATATATATAAGGAAATGGGAGTGAAATATGTTATGACTCGAACTGTAGGAACAAATCATATTGATGTTCCTTATGCAAAGTCACTTGGAATGAAAACAGCCTATGTTCCTTTCTATTCTCCAAATGCCATTGCTGAATTAGCATTAAGTTTAGCAATGTCTATTCTAAGAAATGTAACTTATACAGGAAATAAAACAAAAGATAAAAACTTCATCGTAGATAAACAAATGTTCTCTAGAGAAGTTAGAAACTGTACTGTCGGTGTAGTTGGATTAGGAAGAATCGGAATGACAGCTGCTAAATTATTTAAAGGATTAGGAGCAAAAGTAGTTGGATATGACTTATTCCCTAAAACCGGAGTAGACGACATCGTAACTCAAGTATCTATGGATGAATTATTGGCACAATCTGATATTATTACTTTACACGCTCCTTATATTAAGGAAAATGGAAAGGTAATTACAAAAGAAGCTTTTGCAAAAATGAAAGATAATGTTATCCTTATTAATACAGGAAGAGGAGAATTGGTAGATACAGATGCTTTAGTAGAAGCTTTGGAAAGCGGAAAAGTATATGGGGCAGGAATTGATACTTTAGATAATGAAGTTTCATTATTCTTTAAAGATTTTGCAGGAAAAGAATTACCAACACCTGCTTTTGAAAAACTGGTAGCAATGTATCCAAAAGTAATTATTACTCCACATGTGGGATCTTATACAGATGAAGCTGCTTTAAATATGATTGAAACAAGTTTTGATAATATCAAAGAATATCTAGAAACCGGAGCTTGTAAAAACGAAATTAAATAA
- a CDS encoding Glu/Leu/Phe/Val family dehydrogenase, which yields MNKETLNPLLSAQAQVKKACDALGADPAVFELLKEPQRIIEISIPVKMDDGSIKTFKGYRSAHNDAVGPFKGGIRFHQNVNADEVKALSIWMSIKCQVTGIPYGGGKGGITVDPSELSQRELEQLSRGWVRGMYKYLGEKVDVPAPDVNTNGQIMAWMQDEYNKLTGEQTIGVFTGKPLTYGGSQGRNEATGFGVAVTMREACKALGGDLAKSTVAVQGFGNVGRFTVKNIMKLGGKVVAVAEFEKERGAFAVYKEAGFTFDELLAAKEAGSITKVAGAKVITMEEFWALNVDAIAPCALENAITAKEAELITAKLICEGANGPITPEADEILYKKGITVTPDILTNAGGVTVSYFEWVQNLYGYYWTEKEVEEKEERAMVDAFNPIWALKQEKNVSFRQATYMKSIKRIAEAMKVRGWY from the coding sequence ATGAACAAAGAAACTTTAAACCCACTATTGAGCGCTCAAGCACAAGTGAAAAAAGCATGTGATGCTTTAGGAGCAGATCCAGCTGTATTCGAATTATTAAAAGAACCTCAAAGAATTATCGAAATCTCTATTCCAGTTAAAATGGATGACGGTTCTATCAAAACATTTAAAGGATATAGATCAGCTCACAACGATGCAGTAGGGCCTTTTAAAGGAGGAATCCGTTTCCATCAAAATGTAAATGCTGATGAAGTAAAAGCTCTTTCTATTTGGATGAGTATTAAATGTCAAGTAACTGGAATCCCTTATGGTGGAGGTAAAGGAGGAATTACTGTTGATCCTTCTGAATTATCTCAAAGAGAATTAGAACAACTTTCTAGAGGATGGGTACGAGGAATGTACAAATACTTAGGAGAAAAAGTAGACGTTCCTGCTCCAGACGTAAATACAAACGGACAAATCATGGCATGGATGCAAGATGAATATAACAAATTAACTGGAGAACAAACAATCGGAGTATTCACTGGTAAACCATTAACTTATGGAGGATCTCAAGGAAGAAACGAAGCAACTGGATTTGGTGTTGCAGTAACTATGAGAGAAGCTTGTAAAGCTTTAGGTGGAGATTTAGCAAAATCTACAGTAGCTGTTCAAGGATTCGGAAACGTAGGAAGATTTACTGTTAAAAACATCATGAAATTAGGTGGAAAAGTTGTTGCAGTTGCTGAATTCGAAAAAGAAAGAGGAGCATTTGCAGTTTATAAAGAAGCTGGATTCACATTTGATGAATTACTAGCTGCAAAAGAAGCTGGAAGTATCACTAAAGTAGCTGGAGCTAAAGTAATCACTATGGAAGAATTCTGGGCTTTAAATGTAGATGCTATCGCTCCATGTGCATTGGAAAATGCTATTACTGCGAAAGAAGCTGAATTGATTACTGCTAAATTAATTTGTGAAGGAGCTAACGGACCTATCACTCCAGAAGCTGATGAAATCCTTTACAAAAAAGGAATTACAGTTACTCCTGATATCTTAACAAATGCTGGAGGAGTTACAGTTTCTTACTTCGAATGGGTACAAAACTTATATGGATACTACTGGACAGAAAAAGAAGTAGAAGAAAAAGAAGAAAGAGCTATGGTTGATGCATTCAATCCAATCTGGGCTTTAAAACAAGAAAAGAATGTATCTTTCAGACAAGCTACTTACATGAAATCTATCAAGAGAATTGCTGAAGCAATGAAAGTTAGAGGATGGTACTAA
- a CDS encoding DUF5655 domain-containing protein: MSDINVFEIKPKVKELKGSSVVLEKEIQNLIEQNMEEFFGIRFLATEYSITNGRMDSIGIDENNCPVIFEYKRSSSENIINQGLFYLDWLLDHKADFQLLVMNVLGKEAAKEIDWSAPCVFCIAKEFTKFDEHAVNQMQRNIKLVKYNKYGENLMLFEHINVPVLKKDTVSKGKKVKQEKKLSEKDNYNWESRIQKLPKEKQELYFSIRDYILSKGDDISENSLKNYIAFKRVKNFVCMLPYKNKISLYLKLNPIEEVLIEDFVRDVKNIGHWGTGDLEIIIQSKEDYEKAKPYLDRAYEKN; the protein is encoded by the coding sequence ATGTCAGACATCAATGTATTTGAAATCAAACCGAAAGTAAAAGAATTAAAGGGAAGTTCTGTAGTTTTGGAAAAAGAAATTCAGAATTTGATTGAGCAAAATATGGAAGAATTTTTTGGAATACGTTTCTTAGCTACTGAATATTCCATTACAAATGGAAGAATGGATAGCATTGGAATTGATGAGAACAATTGTCCTGTGATTTTTGAGTATAAACGAAGCAGTTCTGAGAATATTATTAACCAAGGTTTGTTTTACCTTGATTGGTTACTGGACCATAAGGCAGATTTTCAATTATTGGTCATGAATGTGCTGGGAAAAGAAGCAGCAAAGGAAATTGATTGGTCTGCTCCTTGTGTTTTTTGTATTGCAAAAGAATTTACAAAATTTGATGAACATGCAGTGAATCAAATGCAGAGAAATATTAAGTTGGTAAAGTACAATAAATATGGAGAAAATTTAATGTTATTTGAGCATATCAATGTTCCTGTTTTGAAAAAAGATACTGTTTCCAAAGGAAAGAAAGTAAAACAGGAAAAGAAATTGTCAGAGAAAGATAATTATAATTGGGAAAGTAGGATTCAGAAATTACCAAAAGAAAAACAGGAACTTTATTTTTCTATCCGAGATTATATTCTTTCCAAAGGAGATGATATTTCTGAAAATTCATTAAAAAATTATATTGCTTTTAAGAGAGTAAAGAATTTTGTGTGTATGCTTCCCTATAAAAATAAAATTTCTCTTTATTTAAAATTAAATCCAATCGAGGAAGTGTTAATAGAAGATTTTGTAAGAGATGTTAAAAATATAGGTCATTGGGGAACAGGAGATTTAGAAATTATCATTCAGTCAAAGGAAGATTATGAAAAAGCAAAACCATATTTAGACAGAGCTTATGAAAAAAACTAA
- a CDS encoding restriction endonuclease subunit S, protein MAKKKELTIEEKLQAALVSKEEQPYEIPDSWVWVRLGSICEINMGQSPLGKNVNFEKGIGLIGGPSDMGEQYPDIKRYTIQATKLSTLDDIIVSIRATLGKAIFSDGKYCLGRGVCAIKSKSINPVLLKYYFMYITDYLYQIATGTTFAQISKEDVYNLKFAFSSLSAQQRIVKKLDFLFEKTKKAKKLLQEVKEEIEMRKISILNKAFRGELTKNWREENKTGSVLDLLQEIQNEKMKKWEEECREAEKNGSKKPKKIKLSKIEEMIVPKEEEPYKIPDTWKWVRLREVTENNQYGYTSKSTLEGKIKYLRITDIQNENVDWDTVPYIVEENNNISQFFLRKNDIVIARTGSTTGKSYRIDKIEDVAVFASYLIRIRVIKINSEYLLRFTHSNVYWNQIIELSSGIAQPGVNAQKLENLYFPLPPLEEQQEIVRVLEEVLEKEKKVKELIDLEEQIELLEKSILDKAFRGKLGTQDINDEPALELLKKIIDKEE, encoded by the coding sequence ATGGCAAAGAAAAAAGAATTGACAATAGAAGAGAAATTGCAAGCAGCCTTGGTTTCCAAAGAAGAGCAGCCTTATGAAATTCCTGATTCTTGGGTGTGGGTGAGATTGGGGAGTATATGTGAAATTAATATGGGACAATCTCCATTAGGGAAAAATGTTAATTTTGAAAAAGGAATTGGCTTAATAGGTGGTCCAAGTGATATGGGGGAACAATATCCTGATATAAAACGTTACACAATTCAAGCCACAAAATTATCTACATTAGATGATATTATAGTATCCATTAGGGCAACACTAGGAAAAGCAATTTTTTCGGATGGAAAATATTGTTTAGGACGAGGTGTCTGTGCTATTAAAAGTAAAAGTATAAACCCTGTTCTTTTAAAATATTATTTTATGTATATTACGGATTATTTATATCAAATAGCTACTGGTACAACTTTTGCTCAAATATCAAAAGAAGATGTTTATAATTTGAAATTTGCTTTTTCATCACTTTCTGCACAACAAAGAATAGTAAAAAAGTTAGATTTTCTTTTTGAAAAAACTAAAAAAGCAAAAAAATTATTACAAGAAGTAAAAGAAGAAATTGAGATGAGAAAAATTTCTATTTTGAACAAGGCTTTTCGTGGAGAATTGACAAAAAATTGGAGAGAGGAAAATAAAACAGGAAGCGTTTTAGACCTTTTACAAGAAATTCAAAATGAAAAAATGAAAAAATGGGAAGAAGAATGTCGTGAAGCAGAAAAGAATGGAAGTAAAAAGCCAAAGAAAATAAAATTGTCAAAAATAGAAGAGATGATAGTTCCTAAAGAGGAAGAACCTTATAAAATTCCTGATACTTGGAAGTGGGTAAGGTTAAGAGAAGTTACAGAAAATAATCAATATGGGTATACTTCAAAATCAACTTTAGAAGGAAAGATAAAATACTTAAGAATAACAGATATACAAAATGAAAATGTGGATTGGGATACAGTCCCTTATATTGTAGAAGAAAATAATAATATATCTCAATTTTTTTTAAGAAAAAACGACATTGTTATTGCACGTACTGGTTCTACGACAGGGAAAAGCTATAGAATAGACAAAATAGAAGATGTTGCGGTGTTTGCATCTTATTTAATTCGGATTAGAGTTATAAAAATAAATTCTGAATATTTATTAAGATTTACACACAGTAATGTATATTGGAATCAAATTATAGAATTAAGTTCAGGTATTGCTCAACCTGGAGTGAATGCACAAAAATTAGAAAATTTATATTTTCCTCTTCCACCTTTAGAAGAACAGCAAGAAATTGTTAGAGTATTGGAAGAAGTTTTAGAAAAAGAGAAAAAAGTAAAAGAGTTAATAGACTTGGAAGAACAAATTGAGTTACTGGAAAAATCTATTTTAGATAAAGCGTTTCGTGGGAAACTAGGAACACAAGATATCAATGATGAACCAGCTTTAGAATTATTAAAAAAAATAATTGATAAGGAAGAGTAA
- a CDS encoding N-6 DNA methylase has product MTNNEIVQKLWNLCNVLRDDGITYHEYVTELTYMLFLKMACELGTEEEIQIPEAYRWKTLVAYEGIALKNHYQQALLDLGKELGQLGIIYRNAQTRIEEPANLKKLFSEIDKIDWYSVDKEDLGDLYEGLLEKNASEKKSGAGQYFTPRVLIDAIVRMIKPELGETIYDPAAGTLGFIIEADKYLRNISQDYYGTAENPISEELSQKYKKVFSACELVQDTHRLGSMNALLHGIGGNFLQGDTLSEFGKQFSHFDIILSNPPFGTKKGGERATRDDLVYATSNKQLNFLEVIYRSLNVTGKARAAVVVPDNVLFEGGVGKEIRQDLLNKCDVHTILRLPTGIFYSQGVKTNVLFFTRGTSDTNNTKEIWYYDLRTNMPSFGKTNPLSKEHFEEFERSFEKREEKETLERWTLVSMEEIMKKDYSLDLGLIQDESVIDSENLPNPIVTAKASIDKLEEAVDLLKSVIHELTLCEQE; this is encoded by the coding sequence ATGACAAACAATGAAATAGTACAGAAACTTTGGAATCTGTGTAATGTATTGCGAGATGACGGAATTACTTATCATGAATATGTGACAGAACTTACCTATATGCTATTTTTGAAAATGGCTTGTGAATTGGGAACAGAAGAGGAAATTCAAATTCCGGAAGCATATCGTTGGAAAACTTTAGTGGCTTATGAAGGAATTGCTTTAAAAAATCATTATCAACAGGCATTACTGGATTTGGGAAAAGAATTGGGACAATTGGGGATTATCTATCGAAATGCTCAAACTCGAATTGAAGAACCTGCTAATTTGAAAAAATTATTTTCTGAAATTGACAAAATTGATTGGTATTCTGTGGATAAAGAAGATTTGGGTGATTTATATGAAGGGCTTTTGGAAAAAAATGCTTCCGAAAAAAAATCAGGAGCAGGGCAATATTTTACTCCAAGAGTTTTGATTGATGCCATTGTTCGTATGATAAAACCGGAATTAGGAGAAACTATTTATGATCCGGCAGCAGGGACACTTGGATTTATCATTGAGGCGGATAAATATTTAAGAAACATATCACAGGACTACTATGGAACGGCGGAAAATCCAATTTCGGAAGAATTATCTCAAAAGTATAAAAAAGTATTTTCTGCTTGTGAATTAGTGCAAGATACTCATCGATTGGGAAGCATGAATGCTTTATTACATGGAATTGGAGGAAACTTTTTACAGGGGGATACCCTATCGGAATTTGGAAAACAGTTTTCTCATTTTGATATTATTTTATCCAATCCGCCTTTTGGAACAAAAAAAGGGGGAGAAAGAGCGACACGAGATGATTTGGTCTATGCTACTTCCAATAAGCAACTAAATTTTTTGGAAGTGATTTATCGTTCTTTGAATGTTACAGGAAAGGCAAGAGCTGCCGTGGTGGTTCCCGATAATGTGTTGTTTGAAGGAGGAGTCGGGAAAGAGATTCGACAGGATTTGTTGAATAAATGTGATGTTCATACCATTCTTCGACTTCCTACCGGAATTTTCTATTCCCAAGGAGTAAAAACCAATGTACTTTTCTTTACTAGAGGAACAAGTGATACTAATAATACCAAAGAAATTTGGTACTATGATTTACGAACCAATATGCCAAGTTTTGGAAAAACAAATCCACTAAGCAAAGAACATTTTGAAGAATTTGAAAGAAGTTTTGAAAAGAGAGAAGAAAAAGAAACATTAGAACGATGGACTTTGGTTTCTATGGAAGAAATTATGAAAAAAGACTACTCTTTAGATTTGGGATTGATTCAGGATGAGTCTGTCATTGATTCGGAAAATTTACCGAATCCTATTGTAACAGCAAAAGCTTCGATTGATAAATTGGAAGAGGCTGTGGATTTATTAAAAAGTGTCATTCATGAATTAACACTTTGTGAACAGGAATAA